In Oryzias latipes chromosome 15, ASM223467v1, the following proteins share a genomic window:
- the LOC101175262 gene encoding protein FAM83H, with product MFLWADGHLQLSMARRSQCSSAGDNPLDPNYLPPHYREEYRLAIDALVEEDLEGYYQFLQRADVVDFLSTPEIQYIQSCVHAPEQGGPLDQHFLESGGDGSSDTYWPIHSDQDVPGLDLGWPQMNPFLGPTEVTTLVNPPEPDMPSIKDQARRLIKNAQQVIAMVMDTFTDVDILADILNAALRNVAVYILLDEQSAHLFIQMVQNCRVNLQNFEFLRVRTVSGMTYQCRSGKSFKGQMLDRFLLTDCRAVLSGNYSYMWSFEKLHRCMAHLFLGQFVTTFDEEFRILFAQSQPLILDVPAQMEDFGFSHKRPYPDEKALMYREPRKFLAGNVGQSDEWRRPAYEEREGDWKMIALKRQGSLRGPADLHRRFSSQHEHMDPGFDQGPCRIPMVENQAYKRHSYAEGGPDRFSLPLLQQPRMPDFELQGKPFPKGAHPYPGPEANNSAYDKFWNQDFQTAEQNWDPGLPQEGPLSDNFDPVHNYLSSTRNVDFEPSSDKLSNSLPLVPPQLKKTGFGQPYACQTSPTPSNSAEQKLFLQEPSADRKDPAVKRGLRNWRISSYLSACDGSGDEGLPLAPLQAPDAFDEPPNPSQQTAPEPTLSSFKIPNIREFKIPAVPRASHIPNYSKTLEPPRRSLNTAAEAAEIKTSPTPSESSSTKEGERMQVEQTEAKGTPVRREESFKRNYNAALQRSSRLRSSLIFSSLEQQPAAEETSASELQEEQKENTDAKQTKPTFVSQVLGQRRSGARELFNWSRSLKPSSCDASSSEPSKPDEVSCKPEPSKEHNPKDPPANPDEKRDKLSLPGPESKPADSEPPKTEKPEPPKPLFLDSLDMSDPDNRLLFFKELAAQRKAAQVAEAEKKAELRPPVDAERSSSSENQEPPLIVISDPVASTSEDLSQENAAFAGRMTQDSAALPSESHDKVSKGDIGPQLSHGPESKASALGGSSADLPVSVGTGKPSEDPSEAFMKETSDRPTSADGTTAELPSLHAVDGTDRSSASESSSSVTTGSGGTSLFPEVQNPESAQTIVYTPEPPPDPDLSNPPGLPSSPWTTEETSVSKVYSDSGLAPPPHISPNAVKPECVVSSPPDSHFSAEESSQTLPDVVHQSTCGSSHVESNTFPEALAETDTLSPQSTSDCVERSASSPEKDVSRSEPAQSDLPSFQKTVEDRTEVLQPPESDKPGSSSPILSPSVGQQDMTGLLSQSRQNPASRPDSPETAAPLPSPITLSADPPPPSVSDTLSSPEPDPPPCDPVDSDAPTPAKAEPPSPKAAVTPETDGPSSEESLPVNLRHPESLIPPPQPLTQAHLPSKTPEADSPESHSGPAPVPAERPLKEPQLPDTGEKTLHDLQDTNKNHERGSQESVASEKSSETLPKQPKPNQSRYFSSTANVLSSSNLRDDTKLLLGQISANCQSRNEATKESPVTDDEKEEGVDRNAMRGGVYRRGQPKCPHEREKLLERIQSCRKERKVYSRFEV from the exons ATGTTCCTCTGGGCTGATGGTCATTTGCAGCTCAG CATGGCTCGTCGATCCCAGTGTTCCTCTGCGGGGGACAACCCCCTCGACCCAAACTACCTGCCTCCCCACTACCGTGAGGAGTACCGCTTGGCGATTGACGCCCTGGTGGAGGAGGACCTGGAAGGGTACTACCAGTTCCTGCAGAGAGCAGACGTGGTGGACTTCCTCTCCACTCCTGAAATCCAGTACATCCAAAGCTGCGTTCATGCTCCTGAGCAGGGCGGCCCCCTGGACCAGCACTTCCTGGAGAGTGGAGGAGATGGGTCTTCAGACACCTACTGGCCCATCCACTCTGACCAGGATGTGCCGGGCTTGGACCTGGGCTGGCCCCAGATGAACCCCTTCCTCGGACCCACTGAGGTCACCACCCTGGTCAACCCGCCTGAGCCGGACATGCCAAGCATCAAGGATCAGGCCCGGCGGCTGATCAAGAACGCTCAGCAG GTCATCGCCATGGTGATGGACACgttcactgatgtggacatacTGGCAGATATTCTCAATGCTGCCCTGAGGAACGTGGCGGTCTACATCCTGCTGGATGAGCAGAGTGCACacctctttattcaaatggtgcAGAACTGCAGAGTGAATCTGCAAAACTTTGAA TTTCTGCGGGTAAGAACAGTGTCTGGGATGACGTATCAGTGCCGCTCAGGGAAATCCTTCAAAGGTCAGATGTTGGATCGCTTCTTGCTGACTGACTGCAGAGCTGTTCTGAGTGGAAATTACAG CTACATGTGGTCCTTTGAGAAGCTGCACCGCTGCATGGCTCACCTGTTCCTGGGACAGTTCGTCACCACTTTTGACGAGGAGTTCCGGATCCTGTTTGCGCAGTCGCAGCCGCTGATTCTTGACGTGCCCGCTCAAATGGAGGATTTCGGCTTCTCACATAAGAGACCATACCCCGACGAGAAGGCTCTGATGTACCGAGAGCCACGGAAGTTTCTGGCCGGGAACGTTGGTCAGTCCGATGAATGGAGAAGGCCTGCCTACGAAGAGCGGGAAGGGGACTGGAAGATGATAGCTCTAAAAAGGCAGGGGTCCCTGCGGGGCCCTGCAGACCTGCACAGGAGGTTTTCCTCCCAGCACGAACACATGGATCCTGGCTTTGATCAGGGCCCGTGCCGGATTCCCATGGTGGAAAACCAGGCTTACAAACGACACTCATATGCTGAAGGGGGTCCTGACAGATTCTCTTTACCGCTGCTGCAGCAGCCGAGGATGCCAGACTTTGAACTTCAGGGAAAGCCGTTTCCCAAAGGTGCCCATCCTTATCCGGGGCCAGAAGCAAACAACAGTGCCTACGACAAGTTTTGGAATCAAGACTTTCAGACGGCAGAACAAAACTGGGATCCCGGTTTACCACAAGAAGGGCCGCTGTCCGATAACTTTGATCCTGTCCATAACTATTTATCATCAACTAGAAATGTGGACTTTGAGCCGAGCTCAGACAAATTATCGAACAGTTTGCCCTTAGTCCCCCCTCAGCTgaagaaaacaggttttggTCAGCCGTACGCCTGTCAGACATCGCCCACTCCTTCAAACTCAGCCGAGCAGAAGCTGTTTTTACAAGAACCCTCTGCAGACCGTAAGGATCCTGCAGTGAAACGGGGGCTGAGGAACTGGAGGATCAGCTCATACCTCAGTGCATGTGACGGCTCTGGAGACGAGGGCCTACCGCTGGCACCACTGCAGGCCCCCGATGCTTTTGATGAGCCCCCTAATCCCTCTCAGCAAACTGCACCTGAACCCACTTTGTCCAGTTTTAAAATCCCGAACATCAGAGAGTTCAAGATTCCTGCTGTTCCCAGGGCGAGCCACATTCCAAACTACAGCAAAACGCTGGAGCCGCCCAGGAGGTCATTAAATACGGCTGCTGAGGCAGCAGAAATCAAAACATCACCCACTCCATCAGAGTCATCCTCTACCAAAGAAGGAGAAAGGATGCAGGTGGAGCAAACGGAGGCCAAAGGCACTCCGGTTCGCAGGGAGGAGTCCTTCAAGAGGAATTACAACGCCGCTCTGCAGAGGAGCTCCAGGTTACGATCCTCCCTGATCTTCAGCTCTCTGGAGCAGCAGCCGGCGGCTGAAGAAACGTCTGCCTCTGAACTGCAGGAAGAACAGAAGGAAAACACCGACGCCAAACAGACCAAACCAACTTTTGTGTCCCAGGTTTTGGGACAAAGGAGATCTGGTGCCAGAGAGCTTTTCAATTGGAGCCGTAGCCTAAAGCCTTCTTCTTGTGACGCCTCGTCCTCCGAACCCTCCAAACCAGATGAAGTAAGCTGTAAACCAGAGCCATCAAAGGAGCACAACCCCAAAGATCCTCCAGCAAATCCAGATGAGAAGCGAGATAAGCTGTCATTGCCAGGGCCTGAGTCCAAACCCGCTGACTCTGAGCCTCCCAAAACAGAGAAACCGGAACCACCAAAGCCGTTATTTTTAGATTCCCTAGATATGAGTGATCCGGACAACAGGCTCCTGTTTTTCAAAGAGCTGGCTGCACAGCGCAAAGCTGCTCAGGTGGCAGAGGCAGAAAAGAAGGCGGAGTTAAGGCCACCGGTGGATGCTGAGCGCTCGTCATCCTCAGAAAACCAAGAGCCTCCTTTAATAGTCATCTCAGACCCTGTGGCTTCAACATCTGAGGATCTGTCACAGGAAAACGCAGCGTTCGCTGGGAGGATGACGCAGGATTCAGCTGCTCTGCCTTCAGAAAGCCACGACAAAGTGAGCAAAGGCGACATCGGGCCCCAACTGAGCCACGGAccagaaagcaaagcttcaGCGCTGGGAGGGTCTTCTGCTGACCTGCCCGTGTCTGTGGGAACTGGAAAACCATCAGAGGATCCCAGTGAGGCCTTTATGAAGGAAACCAGCGATCGACCCACATCAGCAGACGGAACGACCGCTGAGCTGCCATCTCTACATGCTGTAGACGGCACAGACAGGTCTTCTGCTTCAGAGAGCTCCTCTTCAGTCACCACCGGGTCAGGGGGCACTTCCTTATTTCCTGAAGTCCAAAACCCAGAATCAGCTCAAACAATCGTCTACACTCCTGAGCCACCACCAGACCCAGACCTCTCCAACCCACCAGGTTTACCCTCCAGTCCTTGGACCACAGAGGAGACCTCTGTATCAAAAGTTTATTCTGATTCTGGTTTAGCTCCGCCCCCTCACATATCACCAAACGCTGTTAAACCTGAGTGTGTGGTGTCGTCACCACCAGACTCCCACTTCTCTGCTGAAGAATCTTCTCAAACTCTTCCAGATGTAGTTCACCAGTCCACGTGTGGCTCTTCCCATGTGGAGTCCAACACTTTTCCTGAAGCTCTTGCAGAAACCGACACTTTATCACCGCAGTCCACCTCAGACTGTGTGGAACGCTCCGCCTCGTCTCCAGAGAAAGACGTTTCCAGATCCGAACCAGCTCAATCGGATCTTCCTTCATTTCAAAAGACGGTTGAAGACAGGACTGAGGTTCTTCAACCACCAGAGTCTGACAAACCTGGCAGCTCGTCTCCCATTCTCAGCCCCTCAGTGGGTCAACAAGACATGACAGGTTTACTCAGTCAATCCAGACAAAACCCCGCCTCCAGGCCTGATTCTCCTGAAACCGCTGCACCTTTGCCCTCTCCTATAACACTCAGTGCAGACCCGCCTCCTCCCTCTGTCTCTGACACGCTTTCTTCTCCGGAACCAGATCCACCTCCCTGTGACCCGGTGGACTCTGATGCCCCCACGCCGGCCAAAGCAGAACCACCGTCTCCAAAGGCAGCTGTGACTCCTGAAACAGACGGGCCTTCATCAGAGGAAAGCCTTCCTGTCAATCTACGACATCCAGAGTCTTTGATCCCCCCCCCTCAACCCCTCACACAGGCTCATTTGCCATCCAAAACACCTGAAGCAGATTCCCCCGAGAGCCACAGCGGGCCGGCTCCTGTTCCTGCAGAGAGACCTCTCAAAGAGCCCCAATTACCCGACACAGGTGAGAAAACCCTTCATGACCTCCAGGACACGAACAAGAACCATGAACGTGGTTCCCAAGAGTCCGTGGCGAGTGAGAAAAGTTCAGAGACGTTGCCCAAACAGCCCAAACCCAACCAGTCTCGCTACTTCTCCTCAACAGCCAACGTGCTCTCCAGCAGCAACCTCCGGGACGACACAAAGCTGCTTCTAGGGCAGATTTCTGCCAACTGCCAGAGCAGAAACGAGGCCACCAAAGAGTCGCCAGTCACCGACGACGAGAAGGAAGAGGGAGTCGACAGAAACGCCATGAGAGGCGGAGTCTATCGGAGGGGGCAGCCCAAGTGTCCTCATGAGCGCGAGAAGCTGCTGGAGAGGATACAGAGCTGCCGGAAGGAGAGGAAAGTTTACAGCCGCTTTGAGGTATGA
- the LOC111948766 gene encoding androgen-dependent TFPI-regulating protein-like: MDEFQCHRVLIMKEELQRFISNSRPFVWKCHFAAPLPKVLISLYRLALIFKELHSLTSGTLKGNPGLNFRRFFLCLGCIAVSNVFLEMFSAVKAAYHISAFSWYAFIVNCLAAKDGEDLPAGIFVYGGPWKYLTFLNLLLQMTFFGLAAVNDLQPGKQTESPLKKCNDFLFSVFGFPVGMFVVLLFWTIFAYDRELVYPASIDSFFPPWINHAMHTFVLPISLGELLVQPHTYPQQKHALAALTLVGLAYLSWILWVYVSVGVWVYPLLGHFSPAGLAAFFFFNMSVVTLLYTLGDKLNSLVWRKEKAN, from the exons ATGGATGAATTTCAGTGTCACAGAGTGTTGATTATGAAAGAAGAGCTCCAACGTTTCATAAGTAACAGTAGGCCTTTTGTGTGGAAATGTCATTTTGCTGCACCGCTGCCTAAGGTCTTAATAAGCTTGTACCGACTCGCACTAATCTTTAAAGAGCTGCACAGCCTGACGTCCGGCACACTGAAGGGAAACCCTGGGCTGAATTTCAGACGTTTCTTCCTTTGTTTAGGGTGCATTGCAGTTTCAAACGTTTTCTTAGAAATGTTTTCAGCTGTGAAGGCGGCATACCACATCTCAGCTTTCAGTTGGTACGCTTTCATCGTTAACTGCCTCGCTGCAAAGGATGGAGAGGACTTACCTGCAGGAATCTTTGTGTACGGAGGGCCGTGGAAGTATCTCACCTTCTTGAACTTG ttgCTTCAAATGACGTTCTTTGGACTGGCTGCAGTCAATGATCTTCAGCCgggaaaacagacagaaagccCTCTGAAAAAATGCAACGATTTCCTGTTCTCCGTGTTTGGCTTTCCTGTGGGGATG TTTGTTGTTCTGCTTTTCTGGACCATCTTTGCCTACGACAGAGAGCTGGTCTACCCGGCATCCATCGACTCCTTCTTCCCTCCGTGGATAAACCACGCCATG CACACCTTTGTCCTTCCTATTTCACTGGGAGAGCTCCTGGTTCAGCCTCACACCTACCCTCAGCAGAAACACGCTCTAGCAGCACTGACGCTGGTTGGATTGGCCTATCTATCGTG GATCCTCTGGGTGTACGTCTCCGTGGGGGTCTGGGTGTACCCTCTTCTCGGGCACTTCAGCCCCGCCGGCTTGGCggccttcttcttctttaacatGTCTGTGGTGACGCTGCTCTACACGCTCGGGGACAAACTCAACAGCCTCGTCTGGA GAAAGGAAAAAGCAAACTGA